From a single Candidatus Chlorobium masyuteum genomic region:
- a CDS encoding aminoacyl-histidine dipeptidase, whose protein sequence is MNNDISGLSPHEVWRHFQSLTRIPRPSGHEEKIREFMTAFGRNLGLESIVDDADNVIIRKPATSGLENRKGVILQAHLDMVPQKNTGKSHDFAKDPIETIIDGEWVRADGTTLGADNGVGVAVAMAVLESTTLKHGPIEALFTSNEEAGMSGAMGLKPGVLKGEILMNLDSEDDGELFIGCAGGVNVTSTFNYTEHALSEDYQGFRISVTGLMGGHSGVDIHLGRGNANKIMNRILYEGHIGYGLQLISIDGGSLRNAIPRESFAVAAVPEVTAAAFLDRLSVLRGTIQDELRAVEPALQIEVVSVSLPETAIEPAVFLRLMKAIYACPNGVMRMSSEMEGLVETSNNLAMVKSGNGTIAVDSLVRSSVDSAKVDLEHMITALFDLAGAGSVVDGGYPGWKPDPESPILKIMQDLFQKKFGKIPVTSAVHAGLECGIIGGAYPALDMISFGPTIRYPHSPDEKVHIPSVGKFWDLLVAVLGDIPVKNL, encoded by the coding sequence ATGAACAACGATATTTCAGGGTTGAGCCCGCATGAGGTTTGGAGGCATTTTCAGAGCCTGACCCGTATTCCCCGGCCTTCGGGCCATGAGGAGAAGATTCGTGAATTCATGACGGCATTCGGTCGCAACCTCGGCCTTGAGAGTATTGTGGATGATGCTGACAATGTCATTATCCGCAAGCCGGCCACTTCGGGACTGGAGAACCGGAAGGGGGTGATTCTGCAGGCTCATCTGGATATGGTGCCGCAGAAGAACACCGGAAAGAGCCATGATTTTGCAAAAGATCCGATTGAGACCATTATTGATGGCGAGTGGGTGCGGGCCGATGGCACCACACTTGGTGCTGACAATGGTGTCGGGGTTGCGGTAGCGATGGCCGTGCTTGAGTCTACAACGCTAAAGCATGGTCCTATTGAAGCGCTCTTTACCAGCAACGAGGAGGCCGGGATGAGCGGGGCAATGGGTCTGAAACCCGGAGTGCTGAAGGGTGAGATTCTCATGAATCTTGATTCGGAGGATGATGGGGAGCTCTTTATCGGCTGCGCCGGAGGTGTCAACGTAACCTCAACTTTCAACTACACTGAACACGCTCTATCGGAGGACTACCAGGGCTTCAGGATCAGCGTAACCGGCTTGATGGGCGGCCACAGCGGTGTGGATATCCATCTGGGCCGTGGTAATGCCAACAAGATCATGAACCGGATTCTCTATGAAGGCCATATCGGGTATGGTTTGCAGCTTATATCCATTGACGGGGGAAGTCTGCGTAATGCCATCCCTCGTGAATCCTTTGCCGTTGCTGCTGTTCCCGAAGTAACGGCGGCTGCTTTTCTTGACCGACTCTCTGTTTTGAGGGGCACCATACAAGATGAGCTGCGAGCGGTTGAACCAGCCCTGCAGATTGAAGTGGTTTCTGTTTCTCTCCCCGAAACGGCTATTGAACCGGCAGTGTTTCTCAGATTGATGAAGGCCATCTATGCCTGTCCGAATGGCGTTATGCGAATGAGCAGTGAGATGGAGGGTCTTGTTGAAACCTCCAATAATCTTGCCATGGTGAAATCCGGGAACGGCACAATTGCTGTTGACTCTCTCGTCAGAAGTTCGGTTGATTCGGCGAAAGTCGATCTTGAGCACATGATCACGGCTCTTTTTGATCTTGCAGGGGCGGGTTCGGTGGTTGACGGAGGCTATCCCGGCTGGAAACCGGATCCTGAGTCGCCGATTCTGAAGATCATGCAGGATCTATTTCAGAAGAAGTTCGGGAAGATTCCTGTGACGAGTGCGGTTCATGCGGGTCTTGAGTGCGGTATTATAGGAGGCGCATACCCTGCACTTGATATGATCTCTTTTGGTCCCACCATTCGCTACCCGCACTCTCCGGATGAGAAGGTGCATATTCCCTCTGTCGGGAAATTCTGGGATCTGCTTGTTGCTGTGCTTGGTGATATTCCTGTTAAAAATTTGTGA
- the cas2e gene encoding type I-E CRISPR-associated endoribonuclease Cas2e, with the protein MLVVIANDLPPAVRGRMKLWFVEPRANMFVSGIKDSVAKKVIDYLHKYCPPESGLMIFNSSNTPPGYEIYGLGDTRRDVIELSGMPLVIEKSFVPVIQPKKTPGET; encoded by the coding sequence ATGCTGGTTGTAATTGCCAATGATCTGCCGCCCGCAGTGCGCGGACGAATGAAACTTTGGTTTGTAGAACCACGTGCTAACATGTTTGTTTCAGGTATCAAAGACTCTGTGGCAAAAAAAGTTATAGATTATTTGCACAAATACTGCCCACCTGAATCCGGATTGATGATTTTCAATAGCAGCAACACTCCGCCCGGATATGAAATTTATGGACTTGGTGACACTCGCAGAGATGTGATTGAGTTATCCGGGATGCCGTTGGTGATTGAAAAGAGTTTTGTGCCTGTTATTCAGCCTAAAAAAACTCCCGGAGAAACCTGA
- the cas1e gene encoding type I-E CRISPR-associated endonuclease Cas1e: protein MSELPVKDGAAQRLLIKITRDTLPQVKDKYPFVYLERGRLEIDDSSIKWIDCDGNVVRLPVAMLNCLLLGPGTTVTHEAVKVMSASNCGLCWVGEDSLIFFAAGQTPTSDTRNFRRQMLLSADPDKSLKVAARMFKRRFPGEKLENKTLHQLMGMEGLRVRQLYEKKAIKYKVGWKGRQFTPGKFEMGDVTNRILTSANAALYGIICSAVHSMGYSPHIGFIHSGSPLPFVYDMADLYKEELSIDLAFSLTVNMAGSYDRHKTATEFRRRVIDMDLLACIGPDIEEMLGKQ, encoded by the coding sequence ATGTCTGAACTTCCTGTAAAAGATGGTGCTGCACAACGGCTGTTGATTAAGATTACGCGCGACACGTTGCCGCAGGTCAAAGATAAATACCCTTTTGTCTATCTTGAACGAGGCAGACTGGAAATTGATGATAGCAGTATCAAGTGGATAGACTGTGATGGGAACGTCGTCCGGTTGCCGGTTGCGATGCTCAATTGTTTGTTACTTGGGCCGGGCACAACCGTTACCCATGAAGCCGTCAAAGTAATGTCTGCTTCAAATTGTGGATTATGCTGGGTTGGCGAAGACAGTCTTATTTTTTTTGCCGCCGGGCAGACGCCAACAAGCGACACCCGGAATTTTCGGCGGCAGATGTTACTCTCGGCTGACCCCGATAAATCACTGAAAGTTGCTGCCCGTATGTTTAAACGAAGGTTTCCCGGAGAGAAACTGGAAAACAAAACCCTTCATCAACTGATGGGAATGGAGGGTTTGCGTGTTCGTCAACTCTATGAGAAAAAAGCTATAAAGTACAAGGTTGGGTGGAAGGGTCGGCAATTCACTCCCGGCAAGTTTGAGATGGGTGATGTAACCAATAGAATCCTGACCTCAGCAAATGCTGCCCTCTATGGTATTATTTGTTCTGCTGTCCACAGTATGGGTTACTCTCCACATATTGGTTTCATACACTCAGGCAGCCCATTGCCATTTGTCTATGATATGGCCGATTTATACAAAGAGGAACTTTCAATTGATCTTGCTTTTTCATTGACAGTTAACATGGCCGGTTCCTATGACCGCCATAAGACCGCTACAGAGTTCCGTCGAAGAGTGATTGATATGGACCTGCTTGCTTGTATCGGGCCGGATATTGAAGAAATGCTCGGGAAGCAATAA
- the cas5e gene encoding type I-E CRISPR-associated protein Cas5/CasD — protein sequence MSSTYLLLWLEAPLQSWGSDSRFGRRGTLDFPTKSGVLGLLCCALGAGGEQKELLQEMGSLSQTVLSFRRSKEREALLRDFHMVGSGYDDQNPWETLLIPKKSDGKAAVGGGSKITYRYYLQDAAFAAILQIPVAKTAIIADALANPCWDIYLGRKCCVPTDFIYQGSFASESAAIVRAIEVAQEKKLVEDFRVLDGEHDGESIVLNDVPIQFGENKLYRERRVTIITVDDHV from the coding sequence ATGAGTAGCACCTATCTCTTGCTCTGGCTTGAAGCGCCATTGCAGTCATGGGGTTCCGACTCAAGATTCGGTCGAAGGGGTACCCTTGATTTCCCAACAAAATCGGGTGTACTCGGTCTGCTATGCTGTGCCCTTGGTGCTGGTGGTGAGCAGAAAGAACTGCTGCAGGAGATGGGTTCACTTAGCCAGACAGTACTCTCCTTTCGAAGATCAAAAGAAAGAGAAGCCTTGTTGAGAGATTTCCATATGGTTGGGAGTGGCTATGATGACCAGAACCCTTGGGAAACGCTCCTGATCCCCAAAAAAAGTGATGGTAAGGCGGCTGTTGGGGGCGGCTCAAAAATAACCTATCGCTACTACCTGCAGGATGCTGCCTTTGCTGCCATTCTGCAAATTCCAGTCGCTAAAACAGCCATTATTGCCGATGCTCTGGCGAATCCTTGCTGGGATATCTATTTGGGCCGAAAGTGCTGTGTGCCTACGGATTTCATCTATCAAGGATCTTTTGCTTCAGAATCCGCAGCTATAGTTCGCGCTATCGAGGTAGCGCAAGAAAAAAAGCTGGTGGAGGATTTCAGGGTTTTGGATGGAGAGCACGATGGAGAATCCATTGTTCTGAATGATGTGCCAATCCAGTTTGGTGAAAACAAGTTGTACAGAGAACGCAGGGTAACAATAATTACAGTTGACGACCATGTCTGA